In Methanobacterium paludis, the following proteins share a genomic window:
- a CDS encoding RNA-binding protein translates to MIHNISYRAFVYGTENQEKVESAIKTLFPTSSPQSEFTEGYFKNPVLILHDKITKKRELRDFVKNLDKLKDPDKKRIVNQLENKMDHKGNLFLRFDKQRAYLEDLKVVEHGDSIHVKIKIAAYPAKKEVALKIAREIFGE, encoded by the coding sequence ATGATCCATAACATCTCATACAGAGCATTTGTTTATGGAACAGAAAACCAGGAAAAAGTGGAAAGTGCTATTAAAACACTTTTTCCAACTTCTTCACCTCAAAGTGAATTCACGGAAGGCTACTTTAAAAATCCTGTTTTAATTTTACACGACAAAATCACCAAAAAAAGGGAACTAAGGGATTTTGTCAAAAATTTGGATAAGTTGAAAGATCCTGATAAAAAAAGGATTGTAAATCAACTAGAAAATAAAATGGATCATAAAGGAAATTTATTTTTAAGATTTGATAAACAAAGAGCCTACCTTGAAGATCTGAAGGTGGTTGAGCACGGCGATTCCATTCACGTTAAGATCAAGATCGCAGCTTATCCTGCGAAAAAAGAAGTTGCCTTGAAAATTGCAAGGGAAATATTTGGTGAGTAA
- the ribC gene encoding riboflavin synthase: MKIGICDTTFARFDMAGAALDQIKEQIGNIKFIRRTVPGIKDLPVASKKLIEEEGCELVMAFGMPGPEKIDKLCAHEASTGLITAQLMTNTHIIEVFVHEDEGQDDKDLKQLAENRAREHADNVVKMLFKPDKMRREAAMGMREGRENKGPL, from the coding sequence ATGAAGATAGGAATCTGCGATACCACATTTGCAAGGTTTGACATGGCTGGAGCTGCATTAGACCAGATTAAAGAACAAATTGGCAACATAAAATTCATAAGGCGCACTGTACCTGGTATAAAAGATCTTCCGGTGGCATCAAAAAAACTCATTGAAGAAGAGGGCTGTGAACTTGTCATGGCGTTTGGAATGCCTGGGCCTGAAAAAATAGACAAATTATGTGCACATGAAGCATCAACAGGGCTTATTACTGCTCAACTGATGACCAACACTCATATAATAGAGGTTTTCGTTCACGAAGACGAGGGTCAGGATGATAAAGACCTGAAACAGCTTGCAGAAAACCGTGCAAGAGAACATGCAGATAATGTGGTTAAAATGTTATTTAAACCAGATAAAATGCGTCGAGAAGCAGCTATGGGTATGAGGGAAGGTAGAGAAAATAAAGGACCGTTGTAA
- a CDS encoding ribosome assembly factor SBDS codes for MVTLEDAVIARLEYYGEHFEILVDPDLASDFKDGKKIDIEEILAVEEVFKDSKKGDKASEEAMMKAFNTIDPLEAAVTIIKKGHVQLTAQQRKEMQEEKRKLIIATITRESINPQTKLPHPARRIEIAMDECRIHVDPFKSVDEQVKTVMKAIRTKIPIRFEKVRVAIRIPGDFTGKVYGVIPEFGKTKREEWQKDGSWVAVVEIPGGLQDSFYTKLSELTKGQVETKLIK; via the coding sequence ATGGTTACTCTTGAAGATGCAGTTATAGCCCGTTTGGAATATTATGGTGAACACTTTGAGATTTTGGTAGATCCAGATCTTGCATCGGACTTTAAAGACGGAAAAAAGATAGATATTGAGGAAATACTTGCAGTTGAAGAAGTATTTAAAGACTCTAAAAAAGGGGATAAAGCTTCTGAAGAAGCTATGATGAAGGCTTTCAACACAATCGATCCGCTTGAAGCCGCTGTAACTATAATAAAAAAGGGTCATGTACAGTTAACAGCCCAACAGCGGAAGGAAATGCAGGAAGAGAAACGAAAGCTCATCATTGCAACCATAACAAGAGAATCTATAAATCCTCAGACAAAGCTCCCTCACCCTGCAAGAAGGATAGAAATAGCCATGGATGAATGTAGGATCCATGTAGACCCTTTTAAAAGCGTTGATGAACAGGTAAAAACTGTTATGAAAGCCATACGTACCAAGATACCCATTAGGTTTGAGAAGGTGAGGGTGGCAATAAGGATACCTGGAGACTTCACAGGAAAGGTTTACGGTGTGATCCCTGAGTTTGGAAAGACTAAGAGAGAAGAATGGCAGAAGGATGGGTCATGGGTGGCTGTGGTTGAAATACCAGGTGGTCTACAGGACAGTTTCTACACAAAGTTAAGTGAGCTTACAAAGGGACAGGTGGAAACAAAGCTGATTAAATAA
- the rnp3 gene encoding ribonuclease P protein component 3, translating to MVSKVFFDFHVHISKGNENLIIEAERLGYTGIAVVKYWDEYDKNTSNDFEKLKEGINENSDHIPINKRNFQIKSAVELVAKNPEDLKRKVQKFRNKVDILLVNGGDVKINRAACEDPRVDVLLQPYKGCRDSGINHVLARKAAENSVAIELNLKYLFKTGLRHRYRVFNQFRHIINLQRKFDFPVIITSDATSIYDLRTPQDIIALAHCFGMTEDEAECAISETPKRIIERTELRSSVVVDGARIISDL from the coding sequence ATGGTGAGTAAAGTCTTTTTTGATTTTCACGTTCATATTAGCAAAGGAAATGAAAACCTCATCATAGAAGCAGAAAGATTGGGCTACACAGGTATTGCTGTTGTGAAATACTGGGATGAATATGATAAAAATACTTCAAATGATTTTGAAAAGCTGAAAGAAGGAATAAATGAAAATTCCGACCATATTCCCATTAACAAACGTAACTTCCAGATAAAAAGCGCTGTTGAACTCGTTGCAAAGAACCCTGAAGACCTCAAAAGGAAAGTTCAGAAGTTCAGAAACAAAGTTGATATTCTGCTGGTTAACGGCGGCGATGTAAAGATAAACCGGGCTGCATGTGAGGATCCCCGGGTTGATGTATTGTTACAGCCGTATAAAGGTTGCAGAGACAGTGGAATAAACCATGTGCTTGCAAGGAAAGCCGCAGAGAACAGTGTTGCAATAGAGTTAAACCTTAAGTATCTATTTAAAACAGGTTTAAGGCATAGATACAGGGTTTTCAATCAGTTCAGGCATATAATAAATCTTCAACGGAAGTTCGATTTTCCCGTGATCATCACAAGTGATGCTACTTCTATATATGACCTCAGAACTCCTCAAGACATAATTGCACTTGCTCATTGTTTTGGAATGACAGAAGATGAAGCAGAATGTGCTATTTCCGAAACCCCCAAAAGAATAATTGAAAGGACTGAACTGAGAAGTAGTGTTGTAGTAGATGGGGCACGGATAATAAGCGATTTATAA
- the rrp4 gene encoding exosome complex RNA-binding protein Rrp4, whose translation MIFVKDKEIVVPGDVLADEEYHSGRGTFRENSNICSSLVGLVAIRDKKISVIPLQSKYIPKRGDVVIGEVTDIRFSMWNLDVNSPYSGFLPASDVFGKEKRELSRTFDVGDVLFLRVVDVDEVKKVKLGLKGRGLGKFRGGILINITPTKVPRLIGKKGSMINMIKDETRCDVVVGQNGVVWVKGELEMERVAEKVIMMIEEQSHTSGLTDRVRAMLLELLGKEPEEESVDEPEELQELEEQESEEPQELEEQESEEPQKSEEQEEEEDKEEFIQ comes from the coding sequence GTGATATTTGTAAAGGATAAGGAAATAGTAGTTCCTGGAGATGTTCTGGCAGATGAAGAATATCACTCAGGAAGAGGAACTTTCAGGGAAAATAGTAATATATGTTCCTCCCTTGTGGGTCTAGTGGCCATAAGGGATAAAAAAATTAGTGTGATACCCTTACAGAGCAAGTACATTCCAAAAAGGGGAGATGTGGTCATTGGTGAAGTCACAGATATAAGATTCTCCATGTGGAATCTGGATGTAAACTCCCCATATTCCGGATTTTTACCTGCCTCAGACGTTTTTGGAAAGGAAAAACGTGAACTAAGCAGAACATTTGATGTTGGTGACGTTTTATTTTTGAGGGTTGTAGATGTTGACGAGGTAAAAAAGGTGAAACTGGGTCTTAAAGGTAGAGGGCTCGGTAAATTTAGGGGTGGAATTCTCATAAATATCACCCCAACCAAGGTCCCAAGGCTCATAGGTAAAAAAGGCTCCATGATAAATATGATAAAAGATGAGACTCGCTGTGATGTTGTTGTAGGTCAAAACGGTGTTGTATGGGTTAAAGGCGAACTTGAAATGGAAAGGGTGGCTGAAAAAGTTATAATGATGATTGAAGAACAGTCACACACCTCTGGATTGACAGATAGGGTACGGGCCATGCTTTTAGAGCTTCTTGGCAAAGAACCTGAAGAAGAATCTGTAGATGAGCCTGAAGAACTTCAAGAACTGGAAGAACAGGAATCTGAAGAGCCTCAAGAACTGGAAGAACAGGAATCTGAAGAGCCTCAAAAATCTGAAGAACAAGAAGAGGAAGAAGATAAAGAGGAATTTATCCAATAA
- the psmA gene encoding archaeal proteasome endopeptidase complex subunit alpha, protein MQPFPGAGYDRAITVFSPDGRLFQVEYAREAVKRGTTSLGVKSTEGIVLAVDKRPTSKLVEPKSIEKIFQIDDHIGAATSGLVADARSLIEKARMESQINKITYNEPIRVEGLAKKICDMKQMYTQHGGVRPFGSALIIGGVNESGCRLFETDPSGALIEYKATAIGAGRQVAMDEFEKKYHEDIKLEEAIELALDAVYEATEGKTTTESVEIAVIGVEDKKFRKLSDEEIAEHVEELLIRKSKEEEEE, encoded by the coding sequence ATGCAACCGTTTCCAGGAGCAGGATATGATAGGGCTATAACTGTATTTAGCCCGGATGGAAGACTATTTCAGGTTGAATATGCAAGAGAAGCTGTAAAAAGAGGTACAACTTCTTTAGGTGTAAAATCAACTGAGGGCATCGTACTTGCAGTTGATAAAAGACCAACAAGCAAACTGGTCGAACCCAAATCCATAGAGAAAATATTCCAGATAGACGACCATATAGGGGCAGCAACCTCTGGATTGGTGGCAGATGCAAGATCTCTTATTGAGAAGGCTAGGATGGAATCTCAGATCAACAAGATAACCTACAATGAGCCAATAAGGGTTGAAGGCCTTGCCAAAAAGATATGTGATATGAAGCAGATGTACACCCAACATGGGGGAGTTAGACCCTTTGGATCAGCTCTTATAATTGGTGGAGTCAACGAATCAGGGTGCAGGCTCTTTGAAACAGACCCAAGTGGTGCTTTAATTGAATATAAAGCTACTGCAATTGGTGCTGGAAGGCAGGTAGCAATGGACGAGTTCGAGAAGAAATATCATGAAGATATCAAGCTTGAAGAAGCCATTGAACTTGCATTAGATGCTGTATATGAAGCAACTGAAGGTAAAACCACAACCGAAAGCGTTGAAATTGCAGTGATTGGGGTTGAAGATAAAAAATTCAGAAAACTTTCAGATGAAGAGATTGCAGAACATGTTGAAGAACTCCTTATAAGGAAATCCAAGGAGGAAGAAGAGGAGTAA
- a CDS encoding 50S ribosomal protein L15e translates to MYKYIRDAWKNPSNSYVKELMKERAPVWRRESVIERIDRPTRIDRARSLGYKAKKGYVVVRTRVRRGGRRKTRFTAGRKPKRMGVVKITPIKSIKKIAEERVARKYPNLEVLNSYWVWEDGKFKFFEVILVDPNSPSIKNDPKINWICENQHTNRVFRGLTSEGKKIRGLRGKGKGAEKAR, encoded by the coding sequence ATGTACAAATATATAAGAGACGCATGGAAAAATCCAAGCAACTCCTACGTTAAGGAGTTAATGAAAGAAAGAGCTCCTGTTTGGAGAAGAGAAAGTGTAATAGAGAGAATAGACAGACCCACCAGGATCGATAGGGCAAGATCTTTAGGTTACAAAGCTAAAAAAGGATACGTTGTTGTAAGAACCCGAGTCCGTAGAGGAGGAAGGCGAAAAACAAGGTTCACAGCAGGTAGGAAACCTAAAAGGATGGGTGTAGTTAAGATTACTCCTATAAAATCCATCAAAAAAATAGCAGAGGAAAGGGTTGCAAGAAAATACCCGAACCTTGAGGTTTTAAACTCGTACTGGGTATGGGAAGATGGAAAATTCAAGTTCTTTGAAGTAATTCTCGTTGACCCTAATAGTCCTTCAATTAAAAATGACCCTAAAATAAACTGGATCTGTGAGAATCAGCACACCAACCGTGTGTTCAGAGGCCTCACCAGTGAAGGTAAAAAAATAAGAGGACTTAGGGGCAAAGGAAAAGGAGCAGAGAAGGCAAGGTAA
- a CDS encoding carboxymuconolactone decarboxylase family protein — MKDEVFFSKGMIHLKEDYPDLYDVSVALNEAAYTGKVLDYKTQKLVAIGIAAAASDDRAIKKQILSGMKELDITKDEIVDVLRVVLLTAGKPAFTKAIRILYKTME; from the coding sequence ATGAAAGATGAAGTATTTTTCAGCAAAGGGATGATACATCTTAAAGAGGACTATCCTGACCTTTATGATGTTAGTGTGGCATTAAATGAGGCAGCTTACACAGGAAAGGTTCTTGACTACAAAACCCAGAAACTTGTGGCTATTGGCATAGCAGCGGCAGCTTCTGATGATAGGGCAATAAAAAAACAGATCTTAAGTGGTATGAAAGAGCTGGATATAACAAAAGATGAGATAGTCGATGTTTTAAGAGTGGTTCTTTTAACTGCAGGAAAACCTGCCTTTACAAAGGCTATTAGGATATTATACAAAACAATGGAGTGA
- a CDS encoding Rpp14/Pop5 family protein, which produces MMKLKILPPTLRVKKRYIAFEVISQLPLTRDDVIAMIWDGSQDLYGACGTGRFDLWIVKVWKCDSNNHESSMRGILRCNRDELNPVRAILPTITKFRGRRVVFHTLGISGTIKSAIKKFIKPEE; this is translated from the coding sequence ATGATGAAACTCAAGATACTGCCTCCAACCCTCAGGGTTAAAAAGAGGTACATTGCATTTGAGGTTATATCCCAGTTACCACTCACCAGAGATGATGTTATAGCTATGATCTGGGATGGTTCACAGGATCTTTATGGTGCATGTGGAACAGGCCGATTCGATCTATGGATTGTGAAGGTCTGGAAGTGTGATTCTAACAATCATGAAAGTAGTATGAGAGGAATTCTACGCTGTAATCGGGATGAATTAAATCCTGTAAGGGCCATACTTCCGACAATAACAAAGTTTAGGGGTCGAAGAGTTGTATTCCACACACTTGGAATTTCTGGGACCATCAAATCTGCAATAAAAAAGTTTATTAAACCAGAAGAATAA